GATGCAGCAATCATAAAAGGAGTTCGCACGGGTGCCAATGCCGTGCACATCTGTTATTGCCATACGCCGATGCGTTGCCTCTGGAGCGGCTATGAAGTCTATCGCCAGTCTGCTAACCCAATGGTGCGTTTCACTCTTTCAGCTCTTCGGGATCGCCTGTGCCGATGGGATTACGAAGCCGCCCAGCACGTGAATCTCTTCGCCGCGAATTCTGAAAACGTCCAGGCCCGAATTCAGAAATTTTATGGCAGGGAGAGTGTGGTAATCCATCCGCCGGTTGATACCCAGCGATTTGTTGTCAACTCGCCCCCGGCCCAACGCGACGATTTCTTCCTGGTAGTTTCGCAGTTAGTTCCTTATAAGAGGATTGAACTGATTGTCGATGCTTTTACCCGTTGCAAGCGCCCACTCGTGATTATTGGCGATGGGCCGGAGCGGTCGAAGCTCGAGCGGCGGGCTGGAAAAAATATTCATTTTGAAGGCTCGCTGCCGCAAAAGAAGGTTATCGAGGCCATGCAACGATGCAAGGCCTTTGTATTTGCAGGTGAGGAGGATTTCGGCATTGTCATGGCTGAAGCCCAGGCCTGTGGCACGCCCGTGGTTGCCTTCGGAAAAGGTGGTGCGCTGGAAATTGTTGAAGATAGCTTAACCGGCATCTTGTTCAACGAAGAGTCCGTGGATTCGCTTCTGGAAGCGCTTGGCCGGCTTGACCATGCTTCATTTGACGCAAACGTGGTTCGTGCCTCTGCAATGAGATTCACGCGCCAGCGATTTCTGGATGAATTTTCCGGCCTGATACGACGGTGCATGGGCGATGACGAGTCAGATTCTGCAAGCTCGCAATTAGCATCCGAATGGGTCTCATCCGGCTGATCTCCCCGGTTGCCAGCCAAAAGGGCCGCTCCCATATTGTCGGATAGCAGAAAAATGAGGATGTTACTTCGAAACTGGCATGTTTTTCATGCCGCCAGGCCTGCCAGCATTCGAAAGATGTGCAACACCATGTTGTTTCGGCAGAGAAGCTCTTCTTCACGGCAAAACCCTCCGTTTCAAGGTCTAGATCTTGCCTCAAACTGAGTCTTACTCTGGTGCAAGGAGCCGAGGTCCCTTAAAACAGGCTTCGCCTCCGCGCAGGCTGTGGATGGTATTATCGAGCCAATGGAGATTGGAGACTTTTTTGCGGGAAGGTGACCTACGAAGGTTTTGTGGGCGTTCGGTGATTGGGGAGACGAAGCAGGAAGAAATAGCGGCGCCACGATGCATCCTGGTCACACGCCAAGCCGCCACGCTTGAGCCAGTAGACGTTTATTTGGGTGCTTCGTATTCGAGAGCAGGCACGCAGCAGCACCCTTGTGTTACGGGCCTTAGCACAAGAACCCAGGATGTGAAAGGAGCAGAGAAATGTCAAAGCCGGTACGAAAAAGCCTTCAAAGCAAGAGCATCGGGCTGCTGACAAACCGAAGCGCCTGGAAGGCTCTCAGGAGGCACTATAGGGAGGCGCGAGGGTTACATCTGCGCGATCTCTTTGCGAATAATCCCGAGCGCGGCAGGCGGCTAACGGCCGAGGCGGTGGGTATTTTTCTGGATTATTCCAAGAACCGAATCACCGACGAAACCCTCAGGCTGCTGGTTGACCTGGCAGATGGATCGGGCCTGCGATCGCGAATCGACGCCATGTTTCGAGGGGAGAAGATCAATATTACGGAGAAGCGGGCGGCCCTGCATGTGGCCCTGCGCGCCCCTAAGGGAGCTTCCATCATGGTGGACGGCGAGGATGTCGTACCCTGGGTCCACGAAGTTCTAAATAAGATGGCTGATTTCTGCAAAAGGATCCGCAATAGTGATTGGAAGGGTTACACCGGGAAGCTCATTCGCAATGTCATTAACATCGGTATCGGAGGGTCGGATCTCGGACCGGTGATGGCCTATGAGGCTCTCAAGTATTATAGCGATCACTCGCTGACCTTTCGGTTCGTCTCCAATGTGGACAGCACAGACTTTGCAGAAGCGGTCCGCGATCTCGATCCGTCTGAAACACTCTTCATTATTTCCTCAAAGACCTTTACGACTCAGGAAACAATGACAAACGCACATACGGCACGTGCCTGGTTGTTGGCAGGCTTTGACGGTGATGAGAAGTCGGTGGCCAGACACTTTGTGGCCGTGTCTACGAACGCAACTGAAGTAGCGAAGTTCGGGATCGACACGGCCAACATGTTCGGCTTTTGGGATTGGGTTGGCGGACGTTACTCCATGGACTCGGCGATCGGACTTTCGACGATGCTGGCGATTGGCCCGGATAATTTCCAGGCCATGTTGCAGGGCTTCCACCAGATGGACGAGCACTTCCGCACTACGCCGTTTAATCGCAACCTGCCCGTGCTCATGGGCCTTCTTTCCATCTGGTACAACGATTTCTTTGGCGCGCAGACAGTGGCCGTGCTGCCGTACGAACAGTACCTGAAGCGGTTTCCAGCGTACCTGCAGCAATTGACAATGGAGAGCAACGGCAAACATGTGATGCTGGATGGCAGGGTGGTTACTTACGCTACAGGACCTATTTACTGGGGCGAGCCGGGAACCAATGGTCAGCACTCCTTCTATCAGTTAATTCACCAGGGCACACGACTGATTCCCTGCGATTTTATTGCGTTCAATCAAGCGCTCAATCCTTTGGGCAGCCATCATGACATACTGATGGCGAACGTCTTCGCCCAAACCGAGGCGCTTGCCTTCGGCAAAACACGCGAACAGGTGGAGGCTGAAGGTACTCCGGACTGGCTTGTTCCTCACCGCATGTTTGAAGGCGATCGGCCGTCAAACACCATTATGGCTGACCGACTAACCCCGGAAACTCTGGGCAAGCTGGTTGCATTGTATGAGCATAGTGTCTTCACGCAGGCGACGATATGGAATATCAACCCGTTCGACCAATGGGGCGTGGAATTAGGTAAAGTTCTAGCCCAGCGCATCATCCCCGAGCTAGAGAGCAGGACGGAGCCGGCACTCGGGCACGACAGTTCAACCAACAATTTGATCCGCCGCTACCGCAGCTCAAGAGGCAGCGCATAGGGACGCCGGGGGAAACGAAAAGTCGCTCTCTGCATTTTTAATGATGGGGAACTCATAAGAACCCTACCGCCCATTAATACAGGTTAAGGAGTTATAGATGACCGATTCTCATTCGGATGCCCTGGTTTTCTATGGCGCGACAGGCGATCTTGCCTACAAGAAAATCTTTCCTGCCTTGCAGGCGATGGTCAAGCGCGGTCACCTGAAGGTGCCTGTGATCGGCGTAGCCAAAGCGGGCTGGAATCTTGACCAGCTTCGAGCCCGGGCGCTCGACAGCCTGGAAAACCACGGAGGAGTTGATCCCGCAGCGTTCGAGCAATTGAGCGCTTTGCTGCACTATGTCGATGGCGATTATCGGGACCCTGCTACCTTTGAGGCGATACGGCGGACCCTGGGCTTTGCGCAAAGGCCGGCCCACTACCTGGCGATCCCGCCGGCACTTTTCGAAACGGTGGTGCAGCAACTGGAAGGGACGGGCTGCGCCTCAGGATCGGGCTGTGATATGGCCCGTGTGATTGTGGAGAAACCCTTTGGTCATGACCTTGCCTCCGCGCAGAAGCTGAACCGCGTCCTGCACGCCGTTTTTCCTGAATCCAACATCTTTCGAATTGACCATTATCTTGGCAAGAGGCCGGTAAACAACATGGTGGTTTTCCGCTTTGCGAACGCTTTCATGGAGCCTTTCTGGAACCGAAACTATATCGAAGGTGTGCAGATTACCATGGCGGAATCCTTCGGGGTCCAAGGGCGCGGCGCTTTTTACGACCAGACCGGCACTATCCGCGACGTGATTCAGAACCACCTTTTTCAGATCTTATCTCATCTCGCCATGGAGCCTCCCGTCCGCACGGACAGTGAGAGCCTTCGGGACGAGAAGGTAAAAGTGTTGAAAGCGATTCCGCCGCTCGTGCCCGACAACCTGGTTCGAGGACAGTTCCGCGGATATCGCCAGGAAAACGGGGTCGCCTCGGATTCGCAGACGGAAACCTTTGCCGCGCTTCGGCTCGAAATCGACTCCTGGCGATGGAATGGTGTTCCGTTCTATATCCGCGCCGGAAAAAATATGCCTGTCACCTGTACGGAGGTGATCGGCCGATTTCGAAAGCCTCCGGCAGTCATCCCCGAAAGCGACCTCTATCGAAACCATTTACGGTTCCGGATAAGTCCGGAGATGACGATCGCCATCGGCACGACAGTGATGGGCCCGGCCGATGGCATGAAAGGCGAAATGGTCGAGATGGTGGCGAGCAACCATCCCTGTCCGGAAGAGATGGAAGCTTACGAGCGAGTGCTGGGCGATGCAATGGCGGGCGACGCCAGCCACTTTGCCCGAGAGGACTACGTGGAAGAGGCGTGGCGGATCGTCGATCCGGTGTTGAAGGGCGGGACGCCGGTCTATGAATACGAGCAGGGCGCCTGGGGACCGAGCGAGGTTGACCAGAAGGTTTTGCCGCCCGCTGGATGGCACGATCCGGTCCGGGAAGACCCGGCGTGAGGCGTTCTGGTTCCATCACCATCGCAAAGCTTCGCTAAGCGCGACATGCGCTGTTACCTGTTGGAAGCGAGACCCAATGCGGCTGCCGCGATCGCGGCTAAAAAAAAGACGAATCCACTAACGATTACTTTTCTCATTTTACTACGCCTCCTTTTCGACGAGTAGCTTGACTAGCAGGGATACAATATTTTCGTGAACAGTCCCGTCTGAACATTTGGTCTCGCACACCGCAGGCGTATTGCAGTTACCGTTTCTAGTCTCGACGAAAAAGCAGCTAGCGCTCGCGCAGCACTGGAGTTGGCTAATGCCGCCGCCGCAGTTTCCGCAATCTAGTGTTATCGTGAGACAGTTTTGTGCTTTCGTCGGCTGCGTGCCGGCCAAAAGCAGCGCAAATGTCCCAAGTGCCAGCCCCCCTCTTACCAGCCCGTGCACCTTCTTTTTTGGCTTCATTGCAACCCCCTTAAGAGATATTCAGAGGTAGATATGAGCTGCGTACTCCAAAGCTGATACTCTTGTCAAGAACTTGTTTAATTTTTGTCAAGCCCTCCTGTTTAGAAATGTCCCTTGCTTAACTCATTAGAAGCGTCCCCTCTTTGGTGCTGGTATTTTTTTGACGTGCTTCCAAGGGGCATTTTTGAGCTTCGTCGCTATCATGCCTGCGCACTTGCGGAATTCAACGGAAGAGTTGTACACTCCCTGCTTTCCAGAGAGCGCAAAAAGTTGTCGATTGAATTGCCGGGGAGGATGACACTGTGATGAATAAAGTTTCACGTCGCAATTTTTTAAGAAATTCTGTTACCGCTGCGGCGGGAGCGGCCGGAGCGCTTACCGCCTCTGGTCTTTTCGCGCAGTCGCGAGAGCCGCATATGAAGTTTCCTGTAGCGCCGCGGGAAAGGATCGCGGTTACCACCTGGCAGTTTCGCATGTACATGGACAACCCCACAAACCGGTGGCGAGACCCCAAGCTTCCCGGAATGGCGCTGAAAGACTTCCCTGCGATGGTGGCAAAAAAATTCGGGCTGCACGACGTTGAACTTCTGTCTTATCACTTCCCCTCAACGGACGCGGCATATCTGCGGGAACTGCGCGCGGCGGTTGAAAAGGCCGGATCGCATATCATCAATCTTCCGGTGGACGGCAGGGCAAGTGTTTACGATCCCTCTGAGGCGAAGCGCAAAGAGGCCATCGACTTTGGAAAGAAATGGATTGATATTGCGGTTGCGGTCGGGTCGCCGAGCGTCCGCCTGCACGTCGCAGGGGTGAAGGGAACCGCTCCTGACGCCGGCCGGACGGCCGAAAGCCTCAAACAAGTGGCCGCCTACGGCGCGCAGCGCAATGTCATGGTGACGCTTGAAAACGACGACCTGGAAACGGAAGACGCGTTTTTCCTGGTGCGGGTTATCGACGAGGTCGGCAACCCCTATCTCCGCGCGCTGCCGGATTTTGCCAATTCCATGCTGAGTGGAAACGCTGATTTCAACTATGACGCCTTGGCCCTGATGTTCCGCCATGCGTACAACATCGCGCACATGAAGGACTCCGAAGTGGGCGACCACGATAAGCTATACACGGTGGACGTGGGCAGAATTTTCAAGATTGCCCAGGCTGTCGGCTATCGAGGTTATTATTCGCTGGAATGGGAAGGTCGTGAGGGAGCTTACGAGGGCACCAGCAAACTGCTGGAGGAGACGCTGAAGCACCTCAGGTAACCAAAGGAACGATGACTTAGCTTCCAAAACTGGACCGGACCTTCGAGATGGAGCATCTACGGAAATGATTGTGAGGACACACAAAGTCTTTGACGGATGGTTCGCGGCATAATTTATTAGTTTCATGCAGGTATGGAAAACATCTTGACATACTAAGTTAACTTTATTAAGTTTTCCCTATCGCCAAATTTGGGGCAGTGCAATACTTCCGGGCAGAGTTAGGCGGCAATTTCCTCTTGTCCTGTTTTCCGTATTGTCGGGTGGGCCAGCAAGTTACTAAGGAGGGTAAGATGTCAAGAAGGCAGCTTTCGGTATTGTTGGTAGTCCTGCTGGGTTTCGCTTTCGCCCTGATGGGTTCGCGAGTTGCGCTTGCTCAGGAGACAACCGGGAGCATACAAGGAACTGTGGCCGACCCGAGTGGTGCCGTCATCCCAGCAGCACAGGTCGTTGTGACGAACCGACAAACGAATAACCAACGGACCACCACGACAACGAACGCCGGTCTTTTTAACTTTACGAGTTTGCCCATCGGCGACTACGACTTGAAAGTTACCAAGGAAGGATTCAGGCAATACGTTCAAAGCAAGATCCATCTCGATGTTAACGACAAACTAAATTTCCAAATTGGTCTCACAGTCGGTGCGGTCACACAGACCGTTACGGTCGCTGGCGCTGCGCCGCTCCTCCAGACTGCGAGTGGCGAAGTTTCTAACCTGGTAGGAGCTTCACAGATGCAGGCGCTCCCTTTGAATGGCCGCGATTTCAATCAGTTGGTCGACCTGGCTCCAGGGGTCGCACCCGATAATGGGCGCGTGAGCAGCGGCGAAGGGTTGTTCAGTAACACAGCAGCTTCCGTCAACGGTTCGCTATCGAATTCCAATACGTTCCTTGTAAACGGAATGTATAACGAAGATAACGGTTCGAACGCTAACTTGCTGGTGACACCTTCTGTGGACTCAATCGACGAGTTCAAGATTCTGCGCAACAATTACAGCGCCGAATTCGGTACCGGCACGGGCGCGATTGTGACAATTGTGACTAAATCAGGGACCCGCGAATTTCATGGGGACGTTTACGAATTCTTGCGAAATGACGCTCTCGACGCTGCGAACTTTTTTACGAATGCGACCAACACGTCAAAGAGCAAGCTGCGGCACAATGACTTTGGAGGCACGGTTGGGGGACCGTTCTGGATTCCAGGGTTGTATAACCAGGACCGCAGCAAGGATTTCTTCTTCTTCTCAGAAGAGGTGCGGCGTGAAATAAGGGGCAACGTGGCTACGGATAACGTACCCAGCCAGCGCCAGCGGCAGGGTGCCCTCGACCCCACTTGCAGTTCAACTCCAGCGCCATGTACTTCTGCGGCCGCCGACCCCTTTGAGGTCCCAATCAGCGGAGAAGCCAATGTTGCTCCCGCTCAGATTGATCCTAATGCGACAGCGATTCTCGACCGTTATCCACTACCCAATGCCAATTTTGTTCAGAATGGGTTCAACTTTATAGCCAGCGAGCCGCTCGTTACCACTGTTGATGACGAGAATATAAAGTGGGATCACTACGTAGGCGAGAAGGCCCGTGTGATGGCCAATTTTATGCGGATGTCCCAGGGTCTGAACGGCATCAACAGTCAACTCTGGGGGGATGACAGCTTCCCCAGCGTGAGCAGCGACTGGAAGTGGGTAGGAAGGGTGGCAACGCTCCATCTGCTTTACACGATCAATCCTCATATTGTGAATGACTTCCGATTTGGATACTCGCACAATCATATTACTTTTGTCACGAGTTCGATCTCTGATCCCACCCTGGCTTCGCGGTCTGGATTTACTTACACTGAGCTCTGGCCTGCCACCAGCGGGTCATTCCCGACACTAAATGCTGTTGAAAATTTTGGACATATTCAGCACACGGCCCCCTTTTACAATAAGACCGACAATTTCTTTATTGAGGATAACGTTGCGTTAACGTTCGGAAAGCACACTGTCACAACCGGTGTCGATATCGGTCTGCTCCGCAAACAGGAGCCAGCGAACGGCGGCGATAATGAAAACGCCGGGACCCTTACTTTCACTACATTCAGCGACCTCCTGCTGGGTAACATGCAGAATTACACGGAGGAGGAAACGCTTAATACTGTTCGCGATCGCTTTGAGAACTATGCAGCGTTCATTCAGGACGACTATAAGATCCGAAAAGATCTGACCCTCAATCTTGGATTACGCTGGCAATACCTGAGCCCGCTATTCACTGCTCATGATAACATCGCCAACTTCTATAACAGCCGATACGATCCATCTCAATGTTCGCCGGCCGCTTTCACGCCTGATGGCCTGATTGACCCGACTCTATGCAATACGGTGAATGGGATCGTCACCCCCGCAACATCAGGGGTAAACAGGGCACTGGTCGAGAGGCATTTTAACGACTGGGAGCCGCGCTTCGGCCTGGCCTGGGTCCCAGGACTTTTGAATAATAAATTCGTCGTCCGGGGCGGGTTTGGAATCTATCACGGCCGCGACGCCGGCTCCCAGACCAGCGCTTTGGGACGGCAGCCGCCTTTCGACCACGTAGCATCGATCAACAATATTACTTTCAGCCAACTCAGGCCATTCGATCCGGCCTTGCCCCAGCCCCCTGTGGAGCTCTCAGCGCTGGATGCTGTTTATAACAATCCTTCGAGCTACCAGTATAGTCTTGGTATTCAGTACCAACTGGGAAGCAGTACGACTCTGGAAACGGATTACGTAGGCAGCCACCAGATTCACATGGGACAGAATCGCGACATCAATCAACCGTTGTCCCAGTATCAACTGCCCATTGTGAATGGCCTCGATGCAAACGGCGTGCGCCCCTACCTGGGCTACAGTGTCATCAACATGAACGAACGCGTTGGGACCTCGCGTTATAATTCCCTTCAGGTCTTTTTGAACCATCGCGTGGACCGCTTTGGGCTTCAGTTCCAGGTCGCCTATACCTGGTCGCGGAACTTGGCCGACACGATCAATCAGGATACTGAATCGCATGCCTCGCCCATTCAAAACGCATACAACCCGAGAGCTGAATTTGCGGTAGCCAACCAGAACACGCCCAATTCCTTCTCAGCGAACTACTTATGGTCGATGCCCTGGTTCAAGTCCGCGAGGGGTTTCCAGGGTCAGATACTTGGTGGCTGGCAACTTGCCGGAATTGTCACTTTCCGAACCGGCCTGCCCGTGAATATCTGCGAAGATTCGGATTATACGGGAGCCCGCGGCGAAGCCTGTTATCGCCCCAACCTGGTGTCTAACCCCAACCTCAGCAAGGGAAATCGAACGCTGCAAAAGTTTTTTGACCCGAACGCCTATGTGCTGCAGCCTCTGGGCACCTTTGGCAATGCAGCCCGCAACCTCGTGGTCGGGCCAGGAATCAACGACACCGACTTTTCAATTTTCAAGAATTTCGATATCCCCTGGTTTGGCCGTGGCGGGGCTAACTCATTGGGTGGTGAAACGGCGAACCTCCAGTTCCGAGCCGAGCTCTTCAACGTCTTCAATCACACTCAGTTCAGTAGCCTCAATACAACCTTCGTACCGCAGACCGATTCCAATGGAAACCCTCTGGCAGGCCTTCCTGCCGATCCATCTTCCGGACTCGGCGTTGTCACGGGTGCGCGCGATCCGCGGGAAATCCAGTTTGGATTGAAGTTCATATTCTAGAGTTGTTCCTCACCAAATTTCCGGATGGGAGCGTTGCGAACGCAATGCTCCCACCTTTATCATGGTATGGGGAGCAATGGGCGCACACGTGAGCGCAGAAGACAGGCTGATGGGAAAGAGGCGTTCCGGAGCCTCCGCCTGTAATCTGCGGTTTTGGATCACGCTGCTTTTTCTTCCGCTCACTTGCTTATTCGCTCTTTCCGGAATAGGCCTTGCTCAAGAGGGACTTAAGCTCGCCTATGAAAAGGCCCAGCAGCTCTTTGACCGAGGCGACCACGCCCAGGCCGCAACTGCTTTCCGTATCCTTTTAGCTCAAACTTACCGGGCTCGCGCCGGGATTTTCCAAGCCGAGGGGTTGTGGAAGGAAGCCGCAGACGATCTTACTGCGGCGTTGGGCCTGGGCACTGGCCTCGATACGACCCGTTTTGATCTGGCGTACGTTGACTTTTGCCTTCAGCGTTACGGCGAAGCAGCTTCATTGCTTGAGCAACTGGCGCGATCATCTCCAGATGATCCCCGCATCCACGCGTTGCTGGGCAAGGCCTATTTCTCCCTAAAAAAGAATGGAGCCGCGCACCGCGAGTTGCAGATCGCGTCGCGATTGGATCCGGGTGATCACTCTACGGCTAACGCGCTAACGCCTGCGCCGCCTGCTCCGCTTACCGAGACGCAAAAAAAGCTTTTAAGCATCTATGGCCAGGTCCTGGTGAACGGGCATAACTATCTGGCCCGAATAGCCGTCAGCGAAGGGAAGTTTGGCGAAGCAGCCCAGCAGTTTGCACAAGTTGGGAAGCTGCAGCCAGACTACCCTGAAGTTGATTACAGGCAGGGCCTGGCTCTGTTTAAGGCGGACCAGTTTGCGCAAGCCGAGAAGCCACTGGAAAATGCATTGGCCCGAAACCCCATCGACGCACCAACCCAAAAATATCTTGGACTTACGTACTTCGAACTGGGGAAATATGACGATGCTATCAAACTGCTTCGGCAGGCTCGGAGTTCTTTAGTAGACGATCCTGAAGTTCTGCTGGCATTGGGGGGTGCGCTGGCGCGTACCCATCACGATCAGGATGCCCAGCAGGTTTTTGCGGACCTGATGAAATCGCATCCAGACTCTGCAGGAGTTCATATTCTACTGGGGAAAGCATACGCAGCCCAGGGTCAGATGCCGCAAGCGGAGCAGGAATTCCGTCGGGCGTTGGAACTCAGTCCTGAAGCGCCTACGGCTCATCTCTACCTGGGGTTATTAAAAATGCAGGAGGGACAAATGGGGGAGGCCGGTAAAGAGTTCAAGTCTGAACTCCAGGTCAATCCGGCTGATGTCGAAGCACGATACAATCTTGCCTTCGTGCTGCTGAAACAACAAAAGGCGGCGGAAGCAGTCCCTCTGCTTCGGCAAGTAATTCGTGAAAAGCCCGCGTATGCGGAGGCCCACTACAGCCTGGGCAAAACCCTTTTAGAGCAAGGTGACACTGAAGAAGCCATTTCAGAGCTCAGAAAGGCTGTCCAGCTAGATCCCCAGAAGGCATATTCGCATTACCAGCTAGGCCGGGCTTATATGCTTGTGGGGCAACGAGGAGAGGCCCAAAAGGAATTTGAACTTACTCGAAATCTAAAGGACCAGCAATTGAAATTTCAAAATACTCAACCTGGCAAGACCCCGTGACCAGAGAACAGAACGAAGGCTGGGATCAGATGCGTCTCGGCCCGGCCAGAATGCAAAACTTATCGCGTCGACAAATCCTTAAGAATCTCTCTTTCCTGGCCATGGGTGCGTTGCCAATTCCTCTCATTGCGGCAGGATTTGAACGGCCCGATCCTTCCGTTCAATTCACGGACATTACTGATTCGGCAGGAATCACCTTCCAGCATATTTCTGCGCCTGAAAAGAAATATATCGTGGAGTCTATGAGTGGCGGCGTTGCTCTGTTCGACTATGACAATGATGGCTGGCTTGACATTTATTTCACCAACGCTCTGACGGTTGAGACTGCAGGCGACCCCCGCAGTTCCAGGAGCGCTCTATACCACAACAACCGCGACGGCACATTTACGGATGTCACGGAAAAATCGGGTCTGGCTTATCCTGGCTGGGCCATGGGAGTAGTTGCAGCGGATTTCGACGGCGACGGTTTTCAGGATCTGTATGTCACCTGCCTCGGACCCAACCACCTTTACCACAACAACGGCGACGGTAGTTTTACCGATATGACCGCAAGAGCTGGTGTGGATGATCCCCGCTGGTCAACAGGCGCAGCCTTTGGGGACTACGACCGGGACGGCTGGCTCGATCTATTTGTGTCGAACTACGTGGACTTCAAGCTCTCTGATCTTCCAGAATTCGGGAAGGGCAAGTTCTGCAATTATCACGGCATTGCGGTCCAATGCGGACCTCGTGGATTGAAGGGCGCTGGAGATTCCCTATTTCGCAACAATGGAAATCGGACGTTTTCAAATGTCAGCGAGAAAGCAGGAGTTTCCGACCCCGACGGGCGTTACGGATTAGGGGTTCTCTGGACGGATGTCGACGGCGATGGGTGGCCGGACCTTTACGTGGCAAACGACACGGGGCCCAATTTCCTATACCACAATAAACAGAATGGAACTTTTGAAGAGATTGGTTTTGTGGCCGGAGTTGCGGTGGGCGACGACGGCCAGGAGCAGGGATCAATGGGGGTTGCTGCGGGGGACTACCTGCACACAGGCAGGCCGGCACTTTTTGTCACCAACTTCTCGGAGGAGTACAACGCACTCTACCGTAACGACTCAAAGCTAGAGTACACAGATGTTTCCTATGCTTCGAAGACGGCAAGCATTTCCATCCCTTATCTGGGATGGGGCACCGCCTTCTTCGATTACGACAATGATGGTTGGCTGGACCTGATTGTCGTAAATGGCCACGTGTATCCGCAGGTAGACCAGGCTGACCTGGGAACATCGTATCGACAGCGAATTTTGCTTTTCCACAATAACCGGGATGGGACGTTTTCGGAGGTGGCCTCCGACTGCGGCCATGCCCTCATGGTTCCTCGCGTTAGTCGTGGCGTCGCGTTCGGTGACATTGACAACGATGGCGACATTGACATTGTAATTGAGAACTTGGATGGCAAACCTACGGTCTTGAGAAACGATGGTGGGAATCGTAACAACTGGATAAGTATCCGGTTACAGGGAAATGGGCCAAACCGTGACGCTATTGGGGCAAAGGTCAAGGTTGTGGCTGGCGACCTTGTGCAATGGGGAGAAGTTCGCGCTGGTGGCAGTTATCTCTCTGCAAGTGACCTTCGCTTGCATTTTGGCCTCGAGAAACGAACAAGCATTGACTTGATCGAAATTCACTGGATGGACGGGACCGTCGAGTCCGTCAAGGGGGTCCCAGTCAATCATTTTGTCACGCTTCATGAAGGGAAGGGAATTGTAAAGGTTTTGCCAG
The DNA window shown above is from Acidobacteriota bacterium and carries:
- a CDS encoding CRTAC1 family protein, whose protein sequence is MGALPIPLIAAGFERPDPSVQFTDITDSAGITFQHISAPEKKYIVESMSGGVALFDYDNDGWLDIYFTNALTVETAGDPRSSRSALYHNNRDGTFTDVTEKSGLAYPGWAMGVVAADFDGDGFQDLYVTCLGPNHLYHNNGDGSFTDMTARAGVDDPRWSTGAAFGDYDRDGWLDLFVSNYVDFKLSDLPEFGKGKFCNYHGIAVQCGPRGLKGAGDSLFRNNGNRTFSNVSEKAGVSDPDGRYGLGVLWTDVDGDGWPDLYVANDTGPNFLYHNKQNGTFEEIGFVAGVAVGDDGQEQGSMGVAAGDYLHTGRPALFVTNFSEEYNALYRNDSKLEYTDVSYASKTASISIPYLGWGTAFFDYDNDGWLDLIVVNGHVYPQVDQADLGTSYRQRILLFHNNRDGTFSEVASDCGHALMVPRVSRGVAFGDIDNDGDIDIVIENLDGKPTVLRNDGGNRNNWISIRLQGNGPNRDAIGAKVKVVAGDLVQWGEVRAGGSYLSASDLRLHFGLEKRTSIDLIEIHWMDGTVESVKGVPVNHFVTLHEGKGIVKVLPAQR